The genomic interval CACGGCCACACAGCACTGGCCTTCGTGCGGTTCGCCGTGCGCGCAGAGCTGCTCGCAGCCGAGTCCGTCGAGGATGCCGTCGATCAGCGCGAGGTTCGCCGAGCACACCAGCTGGGTGTGGTCGCGGGCGAGCGAGTCGAAGGGGCAGTTCGCGAGTGTGAGCGCATCGCCCCCGCGGCGCGGCTCGTAGCCATGCGCGTCGAGCACCGTGGCGATGCGCACGAGGTCGTCGGGGGCCTCCCCGTCGGGCGAATCGGATGCTGTCGCGGATGCTGCGATGAGGCGTCCTTCTTCGCGGGCGACCGCGTCGACAGCATCCGACAGCGGCATCCCGTCGCCGGCGCGTTCGATCGCACCGGCGAGCAGGTGGCCGACCAGGTCGTAGCGGCGCTCGGGCAGTGAGACGGCGATCGTTCCGGTGGCGCGGCGGTACAGCTTGGACGGGCGGCCCGCTCCGGGGCCGGTGCGGCCGCTCAGTCGGCGGAACTCCGTTTCGAGCAGCCCCACCTCGACGAGCTTGTCGAGGTGGAAGCGGGCCATGTGCGCCGGTATCTCGATGGCGTCAGCGGCGGTGTCGCGCGTGACGGGGTCTGGCTGCGCGGCGATGAACTCGTAGAGGGCGCGCCGGGTCTCGTCGGCGAGTGCGCCGATGCTCACTGCACGGTCGGTGGTGCTCATGGGTCTCTAACAAACAGTGTACTCGCTTTTAGAAACGACCGGACCGACCACTGAGGGGCAGGGTTACGGCTGGCTCGGCCGCGCCGCGCGCTGAGCGCGGCGGATCAGGCCGACCAGCCCAGCGATCAGGACGAGCACCCCCAGCGACAGCAGGCTGACGGCGGCTATCGTGCCAGGGGTGAGGCCGGCGAACCAGTCGGTCAGGTCGTCGCGTCGGGCGGACGAGCTGAGAATCCAGATCCCAGTCCACGCCAGGGCCGCGAAGAAGACGCCCCAGACGAT from Microbacterium sp. H1-D42 carries:
- a CDS encoding helix-turn-helix domain-containing protein produces the protein MSTTDRAVSIGALADETRRALYEFIAAQPDPVTRDTAADAIEIPAHMARFHLDKLVEVGLLETEFRRLSGRTGPGAGRPSKLYRRATGTIAVSLPERRYDLVGHLLAGAIERAGDGMPLSDAVDAVAREEGRLIAASATASDSPDGEAPDDLVRIATVLDAHGYEPRRGGDALTLANCPFDSLARDHTQLVCSANLALIDGILDGLGCEQLCAHGEPHEGQCCVAVRPA